GCCACACCAAAATATGTGCACATGATCAACGCCATCATGCTCTTGCAATATGCAGTATGATAAAACCGCAAACAACACTTTCAAGTGCATTACAAGGTAACTGAAATAAACACTGTAAGAAGCAAATGcgttttaaacagttttattgCCAGTTGTGTTACATTTACAACCGCACAAGGTAAGTAAAACTGttgattaaaatgaaaataatagtgTCATTATTCTTGTAACCGTATTAGGTAAGTAAAAACTATTATTTCCTGTTGCATTTCAAGTAAATAATAAGTATCAGTTCGTTGTGGTATTGACAAGTGGTCGATACTTGTGCATCTTGCGTGGACTTTTGTTAGGGTCAGTACTTGCGCAGCTGGAGTTGAACGTGTTAGGTCAATTCTAGTGCTGATTGCGATAACACTTGATGGACCCACACTCACAGCAGGTAGGTAACAGGATCGTATCGAAGACAATTCTGTTGTTAACTGCTCTGTTTTCGCAGTAGGCCCACAGACTCACACGACTGTATGTAGTGATGCATCGGCTTTCAAACTCGCCGTAGTAATTGTGAGCCTTGCATTTGTTGCAAAATTCATTTCtgttaaagaaaaaagttaaaagaatTATCCAAATGGTCCAGATACTCCTATCTCACCCTTTATAAATGATCTATGGATTGTGGAAAAGCAGGCTTGATTGAGGGGGACAGGattttgatatgcaaattaaattaatcatgtatGCAGTGAACACAACCAAGTGTGATTGCCTTTTATCTCGCCTAGGcaatatataatgaatgaatgaatgaatgcttaacgacaccccagcacgaaaaatacatcggctattgggtgtcaaactggtaAATGGTAATATACAAAGACAATATATAGACCTTGGCTCAGATAATTTAATCTATCGTAGCTCTAAGATAcagtaaaaccatcgtaagcttTCATGTCACTACGACGCATGTCACAGAGTACGACgattttacgatatcgtagcccttagatagcttcgaaaatatgggccttTTGTGCTGATTTATCCATTGTTCATTCCTGGTTATAGCTCGAGTCTCCTCCAGCCCTCTCCGTATTTGATATGTTGTAGGAGAGCTAGATAGGACTGTGTAATAGTTCGGCAATCGAGTTTTtttttgattattctcgagtccagtcattACTTTTTAAGTTACATTATGTACCAACGTGacacgttggtactggttaacaacatgtaagtttaatgtcatgactggactggATAATAATCAAGCTAAAGCTCTCTGGCATCAGATTCAggaaaacatttgtattttagacacactAGCTGGCTACCATTTTGTTGACGACCCGAGTGGCTTCTAGCCTTTCCCGTATTGATATGTCGTAGGGCAGGCCTAGAGAGCattgtgtgtaatacttcggcaatcgtcGACTACCAAATTTGGTAAAGTATTACGCAGTCCTttctagccttcccctacaaaatattaataaggggagggctagaggttacTCCAGCTATCCTGGCTAGATACATAACGGCATTCGGGTGAACACATACTACTGCGCAATCTAGAGTTTATATCACACGTTCagttgaacattttgtttttattgtacggtcagaattgtctttattactatagtaaaattaaatggacatgtaataaaatacaccatagtctgacacccaataaccgatgtattttgtgtgctgggatgtcgttaaacattcattcattcctgttATAAAATGCAGTGCATCGTGCGCTGGAATAAAAGCTGATAACTTACTGACATTTGACGTAGGTCATCAATCCTTGTCGCGCGAGCGCCCAACATTGTCCCCTGTTAGCTGGATTGACACTGAAGTAGCTGCGAAGAGTCATTTGAGTCTTGGTGCATGCGCTTCTAACGGTTCCTAGCCTGAAATGCATTGGATTGAAATAATCATAGCCTGTAAATGAAGTATAGAAAGTAATCATCATTAACATAAACATCAGTATACTCAGCATCACAGCCATCACGTCCTCAACTTCATAATGAATCCAAGCTATAATCATTCAGCTCAATTTCagtttattacatatacatctatatactcttcaaaaaagtacgGGTGTGTAGGAAATGACAGCCAATTAAAGACGTATCAAGAGGTATCTTTGTCTAGGAATAGAAGCATTATAATAACGAACgaattgggaagaaatgacaaCCAACCGTTCATGTTGGCAGCAGATTGTAAGGCTGCAAACGACCTTGAAACAAGATAGGGATGACATGTGAAAATTGAACGTTGACGTCGTTTGATCAGTAATGGGTAATACTCCTACTCCTGCGTATCAATCTCCCAATGACGATTTGAGGAAGTGTATTCCACTGTTTTTACAGCGTCTGGCCAAGGTCAGCTAAAGTAGCCGGCGGCCGTTGACGTCGCCGTACACATCTCCCGATCATTTCCCAGACGTGCTCTGTGGGAGAAAGGTCAgggctcattgctggccatggcattCTGGTAACATTTTGCTGCTGAAGATAGTCATCTTGAAACAAACTGTTGATCAGCACGGCGTTCAAACGGGACAACAATCGGTGCCAGTATATAAATCCGGTAGTACTGAccagtgaccccccccccccccaatcaacAATATGGAGTGGTGTTATGTGAGTCATAGTGATGCCACCCCATATCATAActgaaccaccaccaccaactgTTTATGTGGCCTGATGTTGATGTCGCCAAATACGATCACGCCTATCCAAGAAGTCGATACTAAATCTGGACTAGTCAGAAAACTGCACGAGACCGTCGACGATTCCTCCTGTTTCTAAGCTGCGTGCACCATTGGCGCCTGTTTACCATGTAACGATTCGTTAACGTTGGCACAACACGTGGTTGCGAAGCATGCAGAGGGGCTGCATGTACACGATTTCAAATCGTCAGATCCGTCACTCTGAACCCAGTAGCCAGGTGTAACTAAGGCGATTGGAGTCGCTGTTTCAGCTCGATTTCCTAGATCCCGGGTTCTGATGAATAGATCCGTtgaccaggcctggtgcttataaaactttcagtctagactcgagactccaatagagtctgagacacatgaaacgttttataagcacgggccctgggaTTCCCTGAACAGGGTCGATCTTCAGCATTTTGTGTTTGCTGGTATCTGTTCCATAGTATGCAGATCACAGACAGCAAAATATTGAACATGTTGCCTACATCACGCTGAATTCTACCAGTTTGAAGCATGTCAATAGCCCTAAGGCATTCTTCATGTCGTAGACGCCGCATCACTATCTCAAAGACAAAATGTATAACATCTAAATAACAACGGTTAACTGATCATGAGATTAAGCACAATTATCCGTAGTAATCATTCAAACAGATTTATCGACCGCTCTGAAGTGACAACTTGGCGAATGACTCCCTACCCACGTGTGCGGGGCTATTGCGCGTTGCACGTGCACATTTTAGGTTGTGCGGCCATGAACGTGTTTTCTAGGAAGTCATTTTTGAAAGCTGGTCTCTGTTCTAATCATCGGTAATGAcatttgcattttaaatttGACTACTTTTGTTTAAGAGGTATATGAACAAAATCGTTTAAACACCAGATTTTAACACGATGATGAACTATTTACACATCTGGTAACCCCAGTGCACAAAGTAGTAACACTATTATGCGTTATAATATGATAGTGCTAGTAACCCCACTAAATAAAGGACATAAAAATCAAATACTGTTAGCATCGCCGCTATCACTATTGCGTCCTCTACGTCACACCGCCTCCAAGCAAGAGTTGGTCagtttaatttaaagggacattcctgagtttgctgcattgtaagacggacggacctcggcagactatgggggttgcgtacccccccccccccccccccccccccccgtacagACGGTTTTtaactttgagaatcgaaatccattgtcagttgcccattgttgaagtatattcaaacaaagctgcaactgacgctcaatgatactcatactgcCCGTAACTGGACGGCCTGTAgtaaatctgaaaatcgtccacataacgagctatcaacgtcaggttttaaacactgggtgatgctgttaatttaataattgcatttatttgaagataaatTACACGTTactaatactttttaaaaatatatgtatcacGAAATCCATTAAATGGAGTACAAGATGGAATTCACCTTCAAAATGTCCTATATGACCAGCTTTGAATCAAGGCGCAAAATTAATTTGTCCGTAATACGTATACGTAAGGTGGCAATATAATTTGTATCTTTTAGgtataattttatgtatattgtcatttgatactttaataaacaattaaatattaaaccatGTAATACATAATGCAAATAATTGTCAGATACGGAGACGCATGAATGGAATCTACTCAAACCATTTGCATAAAAAAATTATCGTTACGCATTGCGGATTACGGGTACATATAAGCAAACGGATTACGGGCAAATCAAATGTGCGCCTAACGTGTAAGGCCACAACTGCGACTTTGAATTTGTGACAACTATGTACCAATCTTAGTGTTAAACAAATTGCAACGATAGCTTCATGTTGATGCCCAAAAgccggcctcgatggcgcagttgttaagccatcggactacaggctggtaagtacagggttcgacCCAGAACGCGTTCAGTGTTAAGAgttcaatgggtatgtgtaaggccactacaccatcttctctctctctctcaccaaccaactaacagctaacccactgccctggacaggcagcccagatagctgaggtgtgtgcccaggatagtgtgcttcaactataattgaatataagcacgaaaatacgttgaaatgaaatgaatgatgcCAAGAATTAACGTgtttgaaaatacatgtaattagatATAACTACGAATATAACTGAAAATGAATAGGCTGCAACTCACATGGGGTCCGTAGCTGGTACTGTCGGAGCGGTGACGGCCGGTCTCGTACGTGCCAGGCACATTCGTAGTGCAGCTATTGCAGCTATCTCTACGTTTATTTGAGCTCTGAAAAAGGAGATAAGGGTATGAAAGGTAGCCCAAACTTTTAAGCTGCTGGtaaatatttggaaataaaacacaacaataacaacaaacaaaacagagtgTAAACAGACGGAGACAGACATGGAGACGAAAAGTGTGAAAAGAGACATCAATAATTTCGATATACgtagggttgaaaattagcagtcacccgtggcgacctttattggctaaggcgACTAAGATTTTTtgaaaggtagtccgttgggcgaccatagATTATAGTGTCTGGGgagtatggtactagttaaaaaagaaacacactgatactgaatcgaatgtgacaaagcACACCGCGTCTAcgttggcgcgaactacagatctggcagcagaagacctagaacatgttctatattttgacagcgccgttttaaacccatactatCTCATATAGCATTTTATTGGGGCGTAACagtgcagtgtaaattaaaacaaaagttcttTACAAATGACCATCgaactgcataggttaactaTTGGTTTTGTGATACAAagtttaaggcaattgatggaacatccaaagtAATCTCAATGACACagccgtaatacatgatcagggctgTATCTGCACATGGATCTCTGTCTAGGAGAACAGCCCACTCCCGAGGAAAACATTTGTTGGGTTTCACCCTTCTTGTATCACCAtaaagtttatttcatccctcttgcatcgcaacaaagaggactgtcactcagactagtttactaaagtaCGCGCTTTTTATATCaagttttactttattcattatgaagttaaacgtcaattcatcggttttcttTGACGCAAgcggttattattcaacaaaaaacactttagTTTCAATTTTACCTGTGCAGTTAattccaatgtgataattggagggctagtttaatttgagaagggccagtaagatttttcttcaactggccctgctggcgaccttggttttcatgttaattttcatcccTGTATACGTACGCACACATAATAATATGGTCACATACAAAGGCACCGGCATATACTCAGACAATGCCACTGTGCCATAActtacgtaataaaaacaaataatatttacagtGGGTATCCGGTTGCAAGATCGCTCCATCTGTAAATGTTATCAAAAAAGGTCTGGTTGGGACACATGAGATATCCCCTCTTTCCGAAAGTTGGATACGTGTTGTACCCCTGTCCTCCACTATTCCCGTAACCATTCCCGGAGTGTCCTCCACCATTTCCTGAGTATCCACTGCCTCCACCGTAGCCACTGTTTCCACCATATCTATTTCCTCCTTGACTGGGGTAGCCACTACCGCCTCCATATCTGTCTCCTCCCTGCCTGCCTCCATATCTATCTCCTCTCTGGCTGGGGTAACCACCGCCTCTACCATGTGTAGGATAAACACTGCCGCCACCATTTTTGGAGGTGCCTCTGTTGCCACCATAACTGTTATAACCACTGCCTCTACCGCTATTTCTGGGATATGAACTTCGTGTACCGCTGTAGCCTACATGATTGCTGTTGCTGCGTCTCCCTGGTCTGTTGTAGCCAACGTTACCACCTCTACTGTAACCACCAACAACTGGAATGCCACCGCGATTGCCAAACATAAACCCAAAGTGTGCAGACTTCTTCGGCTGCGATGGAACCGTCGTTGTGGTTTCGTTGGACGTGATTGCCGCAGCAGTGTGTGCTAGAAGCACCGTACAGCAGAGTGCAAGTGTTGCCTGAATAATGAAAACACAATCATTATTAGGGGTGATAATAGTCTCATCATGAACCTTGTCTTCTGAAATGGTCATCACGTATTACGTatacaataatttaatttaatttaaacaattgtacctataaaaaaatggatataaagtgcaattacgataaaatatgtaaaacattGAAAACTTGTCGTTTGATtcggttttctttttttgtttttaacggggggggggggggggggggggggggggggggggggggggggggggggttgaggatcgctttgtcagatATGTTTACTCAACAGTattattaagtaataattattaatttaataattaaataaatatactttttattcgtatttctttttaaaataccatGGTCAAGtatattttcaacaaaagttcatccggaagaaatatatcatgacgatCCGTGTTttggagtggtgtcgttaaagggacattcctgagtttgctgcattgtaagatgattctgactaataaaatatttctacgattaaacttacatattaaatatattttcgtgtttagaatatcagtgtctgtatattcaatgtatttctggtcatcttaatatttgtaagaagcccaaactggattttgtcttcaaataatttcgtacgtacgaaaaaacaatattttatgaaataaaatgaaatttaatctagtacaaatattacaacaatcagaaacacgtttgatatacagccagtaatattttatgcagaaacatatatttgatatgtaaatacaatcgttaaaaagtctctgttagtcgataacatctttaaaattgcagcaaactcaggaatgtccctttaaacaatactacttaaagggacattcctgagtttccagcattgtaagatgtttccgattaataaaatatttctacgattaaacttacatattaaatatattttcttgcttagaatatcagtgtctgtatattcaatgtatttctggtcgtcttaatatttgtaagaagcccaaattggattttgtcttcaaataatttcgcacgtacgaaaaaaatatattttaggaaataaaatgaaatttaacctagtacaaatattagaacgatcaaaacacgtttaatatacagccactaatattttatgcataaaaatatatttcatatgtaattacaatcgttaaaaagtctctgttagtcgataacatctttaaaattgcagcaaactcgggaatgttcctttaactaTGCTGTAAATAGAGTATACTACATAAGTGATGGTTAgatttcatttatattataacgagttgttttaaaccGTATTTAAAGAGCAAcgaattgtgagataaatggtatgtaacgaACACGAATACCAGgtgtgaaaaatatatatatatatgcatgttccATGTAAAACTGGTTTGTTTCTTGCGGTTATGCATTGCAAAGTAATCAGTTTCTGGTtaacttttaaagtttgttttgtttaacgacaccactagagcacattgatttattaatcatcggctactgcatgtcaaacatatggtcattttaagAGTCTTAACCTGGATCCTAACCGGCCGctagcgatgcgagcgattattttagaaatcattgatttctaaaataatcgctcgcggccggttaggatttagaaatcattgatttcagttGTAGTATCCAAACCAGACGCGTGCGGTGCGACATATTTATTTGTcgcgtcgctcgcggccggttaggatagagctttagagaggaaacccgctacattttttttcattagtagtataGCAAGAGATtctttttatgcaccattccacagacaggatagcacataccatggcttttgatataccagttatggtgcactggttagaatgagaaatagtccaatggggccaccgatggggatcgatcctagaccgaccacgcatcaggcgaacgctttaccggTCACAAAATTATCAATATCTATGGCGCGTGTTTAATTGTATGGCATGGCTGCGGTGACCGAGTCGTCATCTAGAGCAGCCAGTCAAAAATCAATAATACACGTATATACGNNNNNNNNNNNNNNNNNNNNNNNNNNNNNNNNNNNNNNNNNNNNNNNNNNNNNNNNNNNNNNNNNNNNNNNNNNNNNNNNNNNNNNNNNNNNNNNNNNNNNNNNNNNNNNNNNNNNNNNNNNNNNNNNNNNNNNNNNNNNNNNNNNNNNNNNNNNNNNNNNNNNNNNNNNNNNNNNNNNNNNNNNNNNNNNNNNNNNNNNTTTTATCGCAGGatacactgaataaaatcttgttctatgtgtcagaattaccatatgtttgacatccatagccgatgattaataaatatgctctagtggtgtcgttaaacaaaacaaacttaagtgTTAAGTCGTTATGgatgtcattatgtaataaaacaatatcgggcaatatcaggttttatggaccgaagaaattgatattgacctcAGCCGTTGGCCTAGATCAATATCAGGGacgggatatagcccaatggtaaagtgtccgattgatgcgctgtcggtctgggatcgatccccgtcggttggacCATTGGGATGtatctcgtcccagccagtgcaccacaactgatatataaaagatcccttgctactaaagggaaacaaaatgtagcgggcttcctctctaagactatatgtcaaaatggccaaaggtttgacatccaatagccgatgattcatttcatttcaacttatttccgtgcttatatccaatttaggttcaatAAATCATAAAAGTACACTTGAAGCGCAAATTCCCCATGTCCGTAATCTGTGTACGTGTACGTAATCTGCACCGCATAGAGAATACGCACACGCGTACGGAGGACACGTAAATGGAATCTACGCAAGCTATTTTCATAGAGAGGTGTTGATGTAGATTACGTTTACGTATACGCAGCgggattgaatgaatgaatgaatgaatgtttaacgacaccccagcacgaaaaatacatcggctattgggtgtcaaactatggtaatgcaaacaaataaagtgatgatcaacatcaatataaaaattcaagatttaaataaaaacagtgtaaagaactgtgcaaaaatacaaatatcacagatagatactgacttttactcaaaatttcaattatatctTGAAGAAAACCAGGGGATTTgtactgtattggccattctcaaagagaatgttacacccctgcagcACGGGATTGAATACGGACAACTTTAATTTGCGCcataataatgttaattcaCACCCCTGGGTCAACGTTTCACCTGTACGTGTGCGTGTTGTTATGATTTGttgtattcatttttatttttataaagggggagggggtgggtgggtggaaggACGGGTGGTGCGGAGTgtggtgtgttttgttattattttgcttaatgtttaattttgttttcggtCTGGATGAAATTTGGTTTGTTAATTTCGGATTTTGTGCGGTGTGTCTTTTTAAACGATCTCACGCTATCTGTCAGTATGCTGACTACTTGTGGAATACATAACGATATCATACTGGCACTTTACGAAACTGATGGGTGCCTGTAGCACCATCGGCATCCCATTTGCGTTATTCTGCGATGTAATAGCCCAACATCGTCCGAGGTTCATGGGGTTGGCGCTAAAATAGCTTCGTAGTGTCATACTCGTACTGTTGCATGCTTTTTTAGTGAGACCCAgcctgaaaattaaaaataaattcaataatTACAATGTACCTGGATTTAATTGATTCTGGCCGACCGAAGTCTAAGCTCCCTGcacacccccaaccccaacccgaAAGatcccttcggtgggcccattgggctagatctcgttatagccagtgcaccacgactggtatatcataggccgtggtatgtactaccctgtctgtgggatggtgcatattaaagatcccttgctgctaatcaaaaagagtagctcatgaagtgctgacagcgggtttcttctcaatatctgtgtggtccttaaccatatgtccgacgtcatataaccgtaaataaaatgtgttgagtgagttgtcaaataaaacatttctttctaaaacACAATGGAAGCCTTCGCAAATGACcacagattacagttatcttcccattcaGTTGACCCAAATTCGGAAATATCTCCCGTTTGAGTACGATTATGTTATGGATGACAGCTTTGTAGTGGCAGCTATTAGACTGAATTTTGACAGATGATAGCGTGCAGTTTGCAaacgtgtaacttgttgacGTTCAATAATTTCTGTGGTAATTCCAGCCCATGCAAAATTAATgtaggtttgggttttttggtgtgtgt
The sequence above is drawn from the Gigantopelta aegis isolate Gae_Host chromosome 6, Gae_host_genome, whole genome shotgun sequence genome and encodes:
- the LOC121374615 gene encoding uncharacterized protein LOC121374615 is translated as MKFALAICSIVLLAHIAATITKKTTTAKPKKAEAYGYDSRGQGSNYGRRNGYNMHKTNNGNYGQGDNGYNNGRSSGYNNNGGGYPSHDGGSGYNNNGGGSGYNNNGGGGGYNNNGGGGGYKKTSNHRNYGYRICPNQTFYDDVYRWSDIGNGYPIATITTELGMRAQLLACLMLRMPRPRNPTVPAVDPMLGLTKKACNSTSMTLRSYFSANPMNLGRCWAITSQNNANGMPMVLQAPISFVKCQYDIATLALCCTVLLAHTAAAITSNETTTTVPSQPKKSAHFGFMFGNRGGIPVVGGYSRGGNVGYNRPGRRSNSNHVGYSGTRSSYPRNSGRGSGYNSYGGNRGTSKNGGGSVYPTHGRGGGYPSQRGDRYGGRQGGDRYGGGSGYPSQGGNRYGGNSGYGGGSGYSGNGGGHSGNGYGNSGGQGYNTYPTFGKRGYLMCPNQTFFDNIYRWSDLATGYPLAQINVEIAAIAALRMCLARTRPAVTAPTVPATDPMLGTVRSACTKTQMTLRSYFSVNPANRGQCWALARQGLMTYVKCQNEFCNKCKAHNYYGEFESRCITTYSRVSLWAYCENRAVNNRIVFDTILLPTCCECGSIKCYRNQH